The Streptomyces sp. Alt3 genome has a segment encoding these proteins:
- a CDS encoding TerD family protein — translation MQKMVKGANVGLGTLSDDVGSVVMSLGWSSPSGEGDADVSVLLLDGNGKVRSDSDFCFYNNPAVGNGSVQLLGKSPTADGNEDRISFDLDAVPPEVEQIVVAASRYGGSSFGDLNDLCLKLADSSGDGLVQFSVEDAGAVSAFIFGELYRRTGEWKFRAVGQGYASGLGGLATDFGVDIDDDEEEAREEEARGGDPGEEPVARGQEGGGREPVVPAPRAPEPPAPVTAGEATPPEPKRRARPRTAKKKVTLPRATRKTLAENDSWRTARLFPLSTLRSDREREMRATSVLLSVMTQVPEFGRRLTAGFGAPAGRMETFTEVSLPHGDSPRRPDGVIRVERAGKLWTALVETKTNGNALKPDQVQAYMDIAARRGYEAVITLSNDVALEGSPLVDVRIDGRRKHKVALWHLSWAEVAHQAQMLIRHEGVVNAAHAWLLQELLHYLQHEQSGCHGFQNMGAAWVPVRKGIDDETLCQGDPRATEVIESWERLVRQVCLRLGGELGQKVLPVQRTRRGSDPHARRAELADRLCSQGRLEAELRIEGTPGNLAIAADLRTGKLRTSIEVAAAEQGYPLNRAKRLIRQLSSAPADLHIETLLEGDGVGPRGTLERLRPEPGDLLPKGGGEIVGFRLSLFKGMGNGRGSAETGFIRSVDEAVDRFHALVIAQLDVRGARRPGGGVEAAR, via the coding sequence ATGCAGAAGATGGTCAAAGGCGCGAACGTCGGGCTGGGCACGCTCAGTGACGACGTCGGGTCCGTGGTGATGAGCCTCGGGTGGAGCAGCCCGTCGGGCGAGGGCGACGCCGATGTGTCCGTGCTGTTGCTCGACGGCAACGGCAAGGTCCGCAGTGACTCCGACTTCTGCTTCTACAACAACCCGGCGGTCGGCAACGGCAGCGTCCAACTGCTCGGGAAGAGCCCCACGGCTGACGGCAACGAGGACCGGATCAGTTTCGATCTCGACGCTGTACCGCCGGAGGTCGAGCAGATCGTGGTGGCGGCCAGCCGCTACGGCGGATCCAGCTTCGGGGATCTGAACGACCTCTGTCTGAAGCTCGCGGACAGCTCCGGTGACGGTCTGGTCCAGTTCTCCGTCGAGGACGCGGGAGCCGTGAGTGCCTTCATCTTCGGGGAGCTCTACCGCCGCACCGGCGAGTGGAAGTTCCGGGCCGTCGGGCAGGGCTACGCATCCGGTCTGGGCGGGCTGGCAACGGACTTCGGCGTCGACATCGACGACGACGAGGAGGAGGCCCGGGAAGAGGAGGCCCGGGGAGGGGACCCCGGGGAGGAGCCCGTGGCGCGGGGGCAGGAGGGCGGAGGCCGGGAGCCGGTGGTTCCGGCGCCCCGGGCCCCGGAACCACCGGCTCCCGTGACGGCCGGCGAGGCGACGCCGCCCGAGCCGAAGAGGCGCGCCCGGCCGCGCACGGCCAAGAAGAAGGTCACACTTCCGAGGGCCACGAGGAAGACGCTCGCCGAGAACGACTCCTGGCGCACGGCCAGGCTGTTCCCGCTCTCCACCCTCAGGAGCGACCGCGAACGTGAGATGCGCGCGACGTCGGTGCTCCTGTCGGTGATGACGCAGGTGCCCGAGTTCGGGCGACGGCTCACAGCCGGGTTCGGCGCGCCCGCCGGGAGGATGGAGACCTTCACCGAGGTGTCACTGCCGCACGGCGACTCGCCCCGTCGGCCCGACGGAGTCATCCGTGTCGAGCGGGCAGGCAAACTGTGGACCGCCCTGGTCGAGACGAAGACGAACGGCAACGCCCTGAAGCCGGACCAGGTGCAGGCGTACATGGACATCGCCGCCCGCCGCGGCTACGAGGCCGTCATCACCCTCTCCAACGACGTCGCGCTCGAAGGCAGCCCCCTCGTGGACGTCAGGATCGACGGCAGACGCAAGCACAAGGTCGCGCTCTGGCACCTCTCCTGGGCCGAAGTCGCCCACCAGGCACAGATGCTGATCCGTCATGAGGGAGTGGTCAACGCCGCGCACGCTTGGCTGCTGCAGGAGCTTCTGCACTACCTGCAGCACGAGCAGTCGGGTTGCCACGGATTCCAGAACATGGGCGCAGCCTGGGTGCCCGTCCGTAAGGGGATCGACGACGAGACGCTCTGCCAGGGCGATCCGCGGGCCACCGAGGTCATCGAGAGCTGGGAAAGGCTCGTCCGGCAGGTGTGCCTGCGGCTCGGGGGTGAACTGGGCCAGAAGGTCCTTCCCGTCCAGCGGACCAGACGAGGGTCCGACCCCCACGCCCGACGTGCCGAGCTCGCCGACAGGCTCTGTTCCCAGGGGCGGTTGGAGGCCGAGCTCCGTATCGAGGGCACTCCGGGGAATCTGGCCATCGCCGCGGACCTGCGCACGGGGAAGCTGCGTACGTCGATCGAGGTGGCGGCGGCCGAGCAGGGGTATCCGCTCAATCGGGCGAAGCGTCTGATCAGGCAGCTTTCCTCGGCGCCTGCGGACCTGCACATCGAGACGCTTCTCGAAGGGGACGGCGTCGGGCCACGCGGAACACTGGAACGTCTGCGGCCCGAGCCCGGAGACCTCCTTCCCAAGGGCGGCGGGGAGATCGTGGGCTTCCGGCTGTCCCTGTTCAAGGGAATGGGCAACGGGCGTGGCAGTGCGGAGACCGGGTTCATCCGGAGCGTCGACGAGGCGGTGGACCGCTTCCACGCCCTCGTGATCGCTCAGCTGGACGTTCGCGGAGCACGTCGTCCGGGTGGTGGGGTGGAGGCCGCTCGCTGA
- a CDS encoding helix-turn-helix domain-containing protein has protein sequence MSQDSATATEAARKLTGRRRREVVAVLLFSGGPIFESSIPLSVFGIDRQDAGVPRYRLLVCGGEEGPLRTTGGLELSAPYGLEAISRAGTVVVPAWRSITSPPPAEALDALRRAHEEGARIVGLCTGAFVLAAAGLLDGRPATTHWMYAPTLAKRYPSVHVDPRELFVDDGDVLTSAGTAAGIDLCLHIVRTDHGTEAAGALARRLVVPPRRSGGQERYLDRSLPEEIGSDPLAEVVAWALEHLHEQFDVETLAARAYMSRRTFDRRFRSLTGSAPLQWLITQRVLQAQRLLETSDYSVDEVAGRCGFRSPVALRGHFRRQLGSSPAAYRAAYRARRPQGGVLESVTTAIDTSVPLQGTASGRRAAAASSGPAPVVAATGPGGGVERLGAVPEAYVPGRPALPGQRSAP, from the coding sequence ATGAGCCAGGACTCCGCCACCGCAACGGAGGCCGCACGGAAACTGACCGGGCGGCGACGCCGGGAAGTCGTAGCCGTACTGCTGTTCAGTGGCGGCCCTATCTTCGAGAGCTCCATTCCGCTCTCAGTTTTCGGAATCGACCGGCAGGACGCGGGCGTTCCCCGCTACCGCCTGCTGGTCTGCGGAGGCGAGGAAGGACCGCTGCGCACCACAGGCGGGCTCGAACTCAGCGCGCCGTACGGCCTGGAGGCGATCAGCAGGGCAGGCACCGTCGTGGTGCCCGCCTGGCGGTCCATCACCTCCCCGCCGCCCGCAGAGGCACTGGACGCGCTGCGCCGCGCCCATGAGGAGGGTGCCCGCATCGTCGGTCTGTGCACGGGGGCCTTCGTCCTCGCCGCGGCCGGCCTGCTGGACGGCCGCCCGGCCACCACACACTGGATGTACGCACCGACGCTGGCCAAGCGCTATCCGTCGGTGCACGTCGATCCGCGTGAGCTCTTCGTCGACGACGGCGACGTGCTCACCTCGGCCGGGACGGCGGCCGGAATCGACCTCTGCCTCCACATAGTCCGTACCGACCACGGCACCGAGGCGGCCGGGGCCCTGGCCCGCAGGCTCGTCGTACCGCCGCGGCGCAGTGGCGGTCAGGAGCGCTACCTCGACAGGTCTTTACCTGAAGAGATCGGCTCCGACCCGCTCGCCGAGGTCGTGGCCTGGGCGCTGGAGCATCTCCACGAGCAGTTCGACGTGGAGACGCTGGCCGCGCGCGCCTACATGAGCCGGCGGACCTTCGACCGCAGGTTCCGCTCGCTCACGGGCAGCGCACCGCTCCAGTGGCTCATCACGCAGCGCGTGCTGCAGGCGCAGCGGCTGCTGGAGACCTCCGACTACTCGGTCGACGAGGTGGCGGGCCGCTGCGGCTTCCGCTCACCGGTCGCGCTGCGCGGGCACTTCCGCCGCCAGCTGGGCTCCTCCCCCGCCGCGTACCGCGCCGCGTACCGGGCACGCCGTCCGCAGGGCGGGGTGCTGGAGAGCGTCACCACGGCCATCGACACGTCCGTGCCCCTCCAGGGCACGGCATCGGGTCGGCGGGCCGCGGCGGCCTCCTCCGGCCCGGCCCCGGTCGTCGCGGCCACGGGTCCGGGGGGCGGTGTGGAACGTCTGGGGGCGGTTCCCGAGGCGTACGTTCCGGGCCGCCCGGCCCTGCCGGGGCAGCGCAGCGCCCCGTAG
- a CDS encoding GH1 family beta-glucosidase has protein sequence MTAVRPDTTPKQAPGTQFPTGFIWGAATASYQVEGAAAEGGRTPSIWDTFSRTPGKVRNGDTGDIAADHYHRYRDDVALMKQLGLKAYRFSVSWSRVQPTGRGPAVERGLDFYRKLVDELLDAGIMPVATLYHWDLPQELEDAGGWPERVTADRFADYAAIVSGALGDRVGMWTTLNEPWCSAYLGYGSGVHAPGRTEPAAALQAAHHLNLAHGRAIEVLRAQLPAAAQTSVTLNLHQVRPLTDSEADADAARRIDAVGNRVFTGPMLRGEYPEDLITDTSHLVDWSKLVKDGDLATISRPVDALGINYYTPTLVSTPAQGASYARSDAHGASDHSPWPGSEHVAFHLPEGKERTAMDWSIDPDGLYNLLMDTHRDHPGLPLMVTENGAAFDDYVSPEGKVEDPERVAYLHGHLDAVQRAVADGADVRGYFLWSFMDNFEWAYGYSKRFGAVYVDYASQRRIPKTSAHWYSDVIRRHALPPVGGV, from the coding sequence ATGACTGCCGTACGACCCGACACCACCCCGAAGCAGGCGCCCGGGACGCAGTTCCCCACGGGCTTCATCTGGGGCGCGGCGACCGCCTCCTACCAGGTCGAGGGTGCCGCCGCCGAGGGCGGCCGCACGCCGTCCATCTGGGACACCTTCAGCCGGACACCCGGCAAGGTCCGCAACGGCGACACCGGCGACATCGCCGCCGACCACTACCACCGCTACCGCGACGACGTCGCCCTCATGAAGCAGCTCGGGCTGAAGGCCTACCGCTTCTCCGTCTCATGGTCCCGGGTCCAGCCCACCGGCCGCGGCCCGGCCGTCGAACGCGGCCTGGACTTCTACCGCAAGCTCGTCGACGAACTGCTGGACGCCGGCATCATGCCGGTCGCCACCCTCTACCACTGGGACCTGCCCCAGGAGCTCGAGGACGCCGGCGGCTGGCCCGAGCGCGTGACCGCCGACCGCTTCGCCGACTACGCCGCGATCGTCTCCGGCGCGCTCGGTGACCGCGTCGGCATGTGGACCACCCTCAACGAGCCGTGGTGCTCGGCCTACCTCGGTTACGGATCCGGCGTGCACGCCCCCGGACGCACCGAGCCCGCAGCCGCGCTGCAGGCGGCCCATCACCTCAACCTCGCCCATGGCCGGGCGATCGAGGTTCTGCGCGCCCAACTCCCCGCTGCTGCGCAGACCTCGGTCACCCTCAACCTCCACCAGGTCCGCCCGCTCACCGACAGCGAGGCCGACGCGGACGCCGCCCGCCGCATCGACGCGGTCGGTAACCGTGTCTTCACCGGTCCGATGCTGCGGGGCGAGTACCCCGAGGACCTGATCACCGACACCTCGCACCTGGTGGACTGGTCGAAGCTGGTCAAGGACGGCGACCTCGCCACCATCTCCCGTCCGGTCGACGCCCTCGGCATCAACTACTACACGCCGACGCTGGTCTCCACCCCGGCACAGGGCGCCAGTTACGCGCGCAGCGACGCCCACGGCGCCAGCGACCACTCCCCGTGGCCCGGATCCGAGCACGTCGCCTTCCACCTCCCCGAGGGGAAGGAGCGCACCGCGATGGACTGGTCGATCGACCCCGACGGGCTCTACAACCTGCTCATGGACACCCACCGGGACCACCCCGGCCTGCCGCTCATGGTCACCGAGAACGGCGCGGCGTTCGACGACTACGTCTCGCCCGAGGGCAAGGTGGAGGACCCCGAGCGCGTCGCCTACCTGCACGGGCACCTCGACGCCGTGCAGCGGGCCGTCGCCGACGGCGCGGACGTCCGTGGCTACTTCCTCTGGTCCTTCATGGACAACTTCGAGTGGGCGTACGGCTATTCGAAGCGCTTCGGTGCCGTGTACGTCGACTACGCCTCGCAGCGCCGGATCCCCAAGACGAGTGCCCACTGGTACTCCGACGTGATCCGCCGTCACGCGCTGCCCCCGGTCGGCGGCGTCTGA
- the orn gene encoding oligoribonuclease, whose protein sequence is MNDRMVWIDCEMTGLSLTDDALIEVAALVTDSELNVLGEGVDIVIRPPDAALETMPEVVRQMHTASGLLDELAGGTTLADAEERVLAYIREHVKEPGKAPLCGNSVGTDRGFLARDMPSLEGYLHYRIVDVSSVKELARRWYPRAYFNSPEKNGNHRALADIRDSITELRYYRDAVFVPQPGPDSARAKEIAARHSPSTGQQ, encoded by the coding sequence ATGAACGATCGCATGGTGTGGATCGACTGCGAGATGACCGGGCTCTCGCTGACGGACGACGCACTCATCGAGGTGGCCGCGCTGGTCACCGACTCGGAACTGAACGTGCTCGGTGAAGGGGTGGACATCGTGATCCGCCCGCCGGACGCGGCCCTGGAGACCATGCCCGAGGTGGTGCGGCAGATGCACACCGCCTCGGGCCTCCTCGACGAGCTGGCCGGGGGCACGACCCTGGCCGACGCCGAGGAGCGGGTCCTGGCCTACATCCGCGAGCACGTGAAGGAGCCCGGCAAGGCCCCGTTGTGCGGAAACTCGGTCGGCACCGACCGGGGCTTCCTGGCTCGGGACATGCCGTCACTGGAGGGCTACCTCCACTACCGGATCGTCGATGTGTCCTCGGTCAAGGAGCTGGCACGCCGCTGGTACCCGAGGGCGTACTTCAACAGTCCGGAGAAGAACGGCAACCACAGGGCGCTGGCCGACATCCGCGACTCCATCACGGAGCTGCGGTACTACCGGGACGCGGTCTTCGTGCCGCAGCCCGGCCCGGACTCCGCCCGCGCCAAGGAGATCGCGGCGCGCCACTCGCCGTCCACCGGACAGCAGTAG
- a CDS encoding GbsR/MarR family transcriptional regulator: MPGGRLTQQERQQIALGLGDGLAYAEIARRLERPTSTITREVMRNGGPAGYRADLAHRATEQRTHRRRQAAPRGAEAFPQPHGRDAEAVKEYEEVFTTVMMASGTPRMMARVMSCLYITDSGSLTASELVQRLQVSPASISKAITFLESQGLVRRERDERRRERYVVDDDVWYQATIASAQALMQVIETARQGVGVLGPGTPAAVRLENIARFLDFISESTTRAAEQAREILYVKPEEAAAGTDGPDPDDG; this comes from the coding sequence ATGCCGGGAGGCAGACTCACCCAGCAGGAACGTCAGCAGATCGCGCTGGGACTGGGCGACGGCCTCGCCTACGCGGAGATCGCCAGGCGCCTGGAACGTCCGACCTCGACGATCACGCGCGAGGTGATGCGCAACGGCGGCCCCGCCGGCTACCGCGCCGACCTCGCCCACCGCGCCACCGAACAGCGCACCCACCGCCGCAGGCAGGCCGCGCCCCGGGGGGCCGAGGCGTTCCCGCAGCCCCACGGGCGTGACGCCGAGGCGGTGAAGGAGTACGAGGAGGTGTTCACCACCGTCATGATGGCGTCGGGCACACCCAGGATGATGGCCCGCGTGATGTCCTGCCTCTACATCACCGACTCGGGCAGCCTCACCGCTTCCGAGCTCGTCCAGCGACTCCAGGTGAGCCCGGCGTCCATCTCCAAGGCGATCACCTTCCTGGAGAGTCAGGGCCTTGTCCGCAGGGAGCGCGACGAACGCCGCCGCGAGCGCTACGTCGTCGACGACGACGTCTGGTACCAGGCGACGATCGCCAGCGCCCAGGCCCTCATGCAGGTCATAGAGACCGCACGGCAGGGCGTCGGGGTCCTCGGCCCCGGTACCCCGGCCGCCGTCCGCCTGGAGAACATCGCCCGCTTCCTCGACTTCATCAGCGAGAGCACGACCCGCGCAGCGGAACAGGCCCGCGAGATCCTCTACGTGAAACCGGAGGAGGCCGCGGCCGGCACCGACGGGCCGGACCCGGACGACGGATAA
- a CDS encoding LacI family DNA-binding transcriptional regulator, translated as MAAARVRSGGRPTLEEVAARAGVGRGTASRVINGSPRVSAQTREAVEAAVAELGYVPNRAARALAGNRTDAIALVVPESETRFFAEPYFSDIVRGVGAALADTEMQLLLTLAGNDRERRRLAQYLTAHRVDGVLLVSVHADDPLPDLLEQLGMPAVISGRRHAAETLPSVDSDNFEGARAAVDHFISRGRRNIATITGRLDVYGAQRRLDGYRKAIATAGLDPDERLIAPADFSEEGGARAMRELLERRPDVDAVFAASDVMAAGARHVLRESGRRIPDDVALIGFDDSAVARHMDPPLTSVRQPIEEMGRTMTRVLLQEIANRSSGDGTRERPRIVLPTELVVRESS; from the coding sequence ATGGCGGCAGCGCGAGTACGGAGTGGCGGGCGGCCCACGCTCGAAGAGGTAGCGGCCCGGGCCGGAGTGGGGCGGGGCACGGCCTCTCGCGTCATCAACGGCTCGCCCCGGGTCAGCGCCCAGACCAGGGAGGCCGTCGAGGCGGCCGTCGCCGAGCTCGGGTACGTACCCAACCGCGCGGCCCGTGCGCTCGCCGGCAACCGTACGGACGCGATCGCCCTCGTCGTGCCCGAGTCCGAGACCCGGTTCTTCGCGGAGCCGTACTTCTCCGACATCGTGCGGGGAGTCGGGGCGGCCCTCGCCGACACCGAGATGCAGCTGCTGCTGACCCTCGCCGGCAACGACCGCGAGCGCCGACGGCTGGCCCAGTACCTGACCGCGCACCGGGTCGACGGGGTGCTCCTGGTCTCCGTCCACGCGGACGACCCGCTGCCGGATCTCCTCGAACAGCTCGGCATGCCCGCCGTGATCAGCGGCCGCAGGCACGCGGCGGAGACGCTGCCCTCCGTGGACTCGGACAACTTCGAGGGTGCCCGAGCGGCCGTCGACCACTTCATATCGCGAGGCCGCCGCAACATCGCCACGATCACCGGCCGGCTGGACGTCTACGGTGCCCAGCGCCGCCTCGACGGCTACCGCAAGGCCATCGCCACCGCCGGCCTGGACCCCGACGAACGGCTGATCGCACCCGCCGACTTCAGCGAGGAGGGCGGGGCCCGCGCGATGCGCGAGCTGCTGGAGCGCCGCCCCGACGTCGACGCGGTCTTCGCCGCCTCCGACGTGATGGCGGCGGGCGCCCGCCACGTCCTGCGCGAGTCCGGCCGCCGTATCCCGGACGACGTGGCCCTGATCGGCTTCGACGACTCCGCGGTGGCCCGCCACATGGATCCGCCCCTGACGAGCGTGCGCCAGCCGATCGAGGAGATGGGCCGCACGATGACGCGCGTCCTGCTCCAGGAGATCGCGAACCGTTCCTCTGGCGACGGCACGCGGGAGCGCCCGCGGATCGTGCTGCCCACGGAGCTGGTGGTACGCGAGTCGTCCTGA
- a CDS encoding DUF4097 family beta strand repeat-containing protein yields the protein MQNFDTPALVSTTLDVPSGLIRIVASDRTDTSVEVRPADASKSRDVKAAEGTEVSYRDGVLRIAVQGATSRVLGNSGSVEVTVQLPAGSHVDARTAAAGFRGVGRLGDVTFEGAAGSVELDETASARLALQAGDIAVGRLGGPGEISTQKGGIRVAEAAGGTLTLRTEAGDISVTAARGVSAALDAGTGYGRIDNALRNTDGTPGLYIKATTSYGDVTARSL from the coding sequence ATGCAGAACTTCGACACCCCCGCCCTGGTCTCCACCACCCTCGACGTCCCCTCGGGACTCATCAGGATCGTCGCCTCCGACCGGACCGACACCTCTGTCGAGGTCCGGCCCGCGGATGCCTCGAAGAGCCGCGACGTGAAGGCGGCGGAGGGCACCGAGGTCTCCTACCGGGACGGTGTCCTGCGGATCGCGGTACAGGGAGCGACGAGCCGGGTCCTCGGAAACTCCGGATCCGTCGAGGTGACGGTCCAGCTGCCCGCCGGCTCGCACGTCGACGCGAGGACGGCCGCCGCCGGGTTCCGGGGCGTCGGACGACTCGGCGACGTCACCTTCGAGGGCGCGGCAGGCTCGGTCGAGCTGGACGAGACCGCGAGCGCCCGCCTCGCCCTCCAGGCCGGCGACATCGCGGTCGGCCGCCTGGGCGGCCCGGGCGAGATCAGCACCCAGAAGGGCGGCATCCGTGTCGCCGAGGCCGCCGGCGGCACCCTCACCCTGCGCACCGAGGCCGGGGACATCTCCGTCACCGCGGCCCGCGGAGTGTCCGCCGCCCTGGACGCCGGCACCGGCTACGGGCGGATCGACAACGCGCTCAGGAACACCGACGGCACGCCCGGCCTGTACATCAAGGCGACCACGTCCTACGGCGACGTCACCGCCCGGAGCCTCTGA